The proteins below come from a single Sinorhizobium fredii genomic window:
- a CDS encoding GntR family transcriptional regulator — translation MQDLSPQQNDQNEIGEAIVSGILSARIRPGTRLGESEVASLFSVSRTRVREAMMRLEQRGIVKVSPRRGWFVVEPSAEEAMMVYAARRVIEAGLLRSMEALTQSGRDKLRAHLAEEKLAIAAGDRQRLTCLMGDFHIRIAELAGNTILVEILRDLTARTILISLLYQSDFHAMQSHLGHCRIVAAMEEGNFSKAAELSVEHLDEVETGLDLTRRPDPLADLRHSLSLPPQNAAASSNAHPEKPNHDINRGE, via the coding sequence ATGCAAGATTTGTCGCCACAACAGAACGATCAAAACGAGATAGGCGAAGCCATCGTCTCCGGTATTCTTTCGGCCCGCATTCGCCCCGGAACGCGGCTCGGTGAGAGCGAGGTCGCGAGCCTTTTCAGTGTTTCCCGCACCAGGGTGCGCGAAGCGATGATGCGGCTCGAGCAGCGCGGCATCGTCAAGGTCAGCCCGCGGCGCGGCTGGTTCGTCGTCGAACCCTCGGCCGAGGAGGCGATGATGGTCTATGCGGCGCGGCGGGTCATCGAGGCGGGGCTGCTGCGCAGCATGGAGGCGCTGACGCAAAGCGGCCGCGACAAGCTTCGTGCGCATCTGGCCGAGGAAAAGCTGGCAATTGCCGCCGGCGACCGGCAGCGTCTCACCTGCCTCATGGGCGACTTCCACATCCGCATCGCCGAACTTGCCGGCAATACTATCCTTGTCGAGATCCTGCGGGACCTGACGGCGCGCACCATCCTGATCTCCTTGCTCTATCAATCCGATTTCCACGCCATGCAGTCGCATCTCGGCCATTGCCGCATCGTCGCGGCGATGGAGGAGGGGAATTTTTCCAAGGCGGCGGAGCTCTCCGTCGAGCATCTGGACGAGGTGGAAACGGGGCTCGACCTCACTCGTCGCCCCGATCCGCTCGCCGATCTTCGGCACTCCCTTTCGCTGCCGCCGCAGAATGCGGCCGCGTCGTCAAATGCACACCCCGAAAAGCCAAACCATGACATCAACAGAGGAGAATGA
- a CDS encoding NAD-dependent succinate-semialdehyde dehydrogenase, protein MTAIFARTAFHEALKHLSDRQLLRELAYVGGRWVAARNGKCLEVSDPASGAALAFVASLDATQASEAVDAAEKASKSWRDMLPQQRATILRRWHELMLAAREDLALLMTLEQGKPLAESRGEIDYAASFLEWYAEEGKRLNAESVTSHLASAEMIVRREALGVVGIVTPWNFPSAMITRKAAAALAAGCTVVAHPSSETPLSALALAELGERAGLPAGVFNVVTGNAATVVGRLCEDARVRAVSFTGSTEIGRLIAGQCAPTMKRLVMELGGHAPLIVFADANVEKAADIAIAAKFATSGQDCLAANRLYVERPILKAFQEAFAARMARLKVGAGLEPGAEIGPLMHERAVAKVEEQVADALRRGAGLAAGGKRHPAGPLFFEPTLLTNVPDEALIMREETFGPVAAVTAFDSEDEVTARANDTEYGLVAYVVTENGARQMRLARALEYGMVAINRVKITGGPIPFGGWKQSGLGREGSRHGIEAFTELKYLCIDTAA, encoded by the coding sequence ATGACCGCAATTTTTGCGCGCACCGCCTTCCACGAAGCCTTGAAACACCTGAGCGACCGGCAGTTGCTGCGGGAGCTCGCCTATGTCGGCGGGCGCTGGGTGGCCGCGCGCAACGGAAAGTGCCTCGAAGTGAGCGATCCCGCGAGTGGTGCCGCTCTCGCCTTCGTCGCTTCCTTGGATGCGACGCAGGCCTCCGAAGCGGTCGATGCGGCGGAGAAGGCGTCCAAGTCGTGGCGCGACATGCTCCCGCAGCAACGCGCCACGATCCTGCGCAGGTGGCACGAACTGATGCTCGCGGCCCGCGAAGACCTGGCCCTGTTGATGACGCTCGAGCAGGGCAAGCCGCTTGCCGAGTCGCGCGGCGAGATCGACTACGCCGCTTCCTTCCTCGAGTGGTATGCCGAGGAGGGCAAGCGTCTCAATGCCGAAAGCGTGACGAGCCATCTCGCCAGCGCCGAGATGATCGTCCGCCGTGAGGCACTCGGTGTCGTCGGCATCGTCACGCCCTGGAACTTTCCTTCCGCCATGATCACCCGCAAGGCGGCTGCAGCGCTCGCGGCCGGCTGCACCGTCGTGGCGCATCCCTCTTCCGAGACCCCGCTTTCCGCTCTTGCCCTCGCCGAACTCGGCGAACGCGCCGGCCTGCCCGCCGGTGTCTTCAACGTCGTCACCGGCAATGCGGCGACCGTTGTCGGGCGCCTGTGCGAAGACGCACGCGTCCGTGCCGTGAGCTTCACCGGCTCGACCGAGATCGGCCGGCTGATCGCGGGCCAATGCGCGCCGACGATGAAGCGACTGGTGATGGAGCTCGGCGGTCATGCGCCGCTGATCGTCTTTGCCGATGCGAATGTGGAGAAGGCGGCGGATATCGCCATCGCCGCGAAGTTCGCGACCTCAGGACAGGACTGCCTTGCCGCCAACCGCCTCTATGTCGAGCGGCCGATCCTCAAAGCCTTCCAGGAGGCTTTCGCCGCCCGCATGGCGCGCCTGAAGGTCGGAGCCGGGCTCGAGCCGGGCGCCGAGATCGGCCCGCTGATGCATGAGCGCGCCGTCGCCAAGGTCGAGGAGCAGGTCGCCGACGCGCTAAGACGCGGCGCCGGGCTTGCCGCCGGCGGCAAGCGCCACCCGGCGGGGCCGCTGTTCTTCGAACCGACGCTGCTCACCAATGTGCCGGACGAGGCGCTGATCATGCGCGAGGAAACCTTCGGCCCGGTCGCCGCCGTCACCGCCTTCGATAGCGAGGACGAGGTGACCGCCCGGGCGAACGACACGGAATACGGCCTCGTCGCCTATGTCGTCACCGAAAACGGCGCCCGCCAGATGCGGCTCGCCCGCGCGCTCGAATACGGCATGGTGGCGATCAACCGAGTGAAGATCACCGGCGGGCCGATCCCCTTCGGCGGTTGGAAACAGTCCGGTCTTGGCCGCGAGGGCTCTCGCCACGGGATAGAGGCCTTCACCGAGCTCAAATATCTCTGCATCGACACCGCCGCCTGA
- a CDS encoding aspartate aminotransferase family protein yields MLERSNELSAWDRDHFFHPSTHMGTHARGESPTRVIGGGEGVYITDIGGKRSLDAFAGLYCVNVGYGRQKIAEAIASQAKNLAYYHAYVGHGTEASIRLSKMIIDRAPEGMSRVYFGLSGSDANETNIKLIWYYNNILGRTEKKKIISRWRGYHGSGVMTGSLTGLHLFHNAFDLPRAPILHTEAPYYFRRPDRSMSEEQFSDYCAEKLEEMILAEGPDTVAAFIGEPILGTGGIVPPPKGYWEKIQAVLEKYDILLVADEVVTGFGRLGTMFGSDHYGIKPDLITIAKGLTSAYAPLSGTIVSDKVWQVLVKGSDELGAIGHGWTYSAHPICAAAGIANLELIDELGIVENAGSTGAYFRAELQKAVGDHRHVGEVRGDGLMAAIEFVEDRDDRKFFDPARKIGPQVAAALLERGVIGRAMPQGDILGFAPPLCLTREEADIVVKAAADAIQSVLGR; encoded by the coding sequence ATGCTCGAAAGAAGCAACGAACTCAGCGCCTGGGACCGCGACCATTTCTTCCATCCCTCGACCCACATGGGAACGCATGCGCGCGGCGAGAGCCCGACGCGCGTCATCGGTGGCGGCGAAGGAGTTTACATCACCGATATCGGCGGCAAGCGCAGCCTCGACGCCTTCGCCGGACTTTATTGCGTCAATGTCGGCTACGGCCGCCAGAAGATCGCCGAGGCGATCGCGAGCCAAGCAAAGAACCTCGCCTATTACCACGCCTATGTCGGCCACGGCACGGAAGCGTCGATAAGGCTTTCGAAGATGATCATCGATCGCGCGCCGGAAGGCATGAGCCGCGTCTATTTTGGCCTCTCGGGTTCGGATGCCAACGAAACCAACATCAAGCTGATCTGGTACTACAACAACATTCTCGGCCGGACCGAGAAGAAGAAGATCATCTCGCGCTGGCGCGGCTATCACGGCTCGGGTGTGATGACCGGCTCTCTGACCGGTCTGCATCTCTTCCACAATGCCTTCGACCTGCCGCGTGCGCCGATCCTGCACACCGAGGCGCCCTACTACTTCCGCCGCCCCGACCGTTCGATGAGCGAGGAGCAGTTCTCGGACTATTGCGCCGAGAAGCTCGAGGAGATGATCCTCGCCGAAGGGCCCGACACGGTCGCTGCCTTCATCGGCGAACCGATTCTCGGCACCGGCGGCATCGTGCCGCCGCCGAAGGGCTATTGGGAGAAGATTCAGGCGGTGCTTGAGAAATACGACATCCTGCTCGTTGCCGACGAGGTCGTGACCGGTTTCGGCCGTCTCGGCACCATGTTCGGCTCCGACCATTACGGCATCAAGCCGGACCTGATCACCATCGCCAAGGGCCTGACCTCCGCCTATGCGCCGCTTTCCGGCACGATCGTCTCCGACAAGGTCTGGCAGGTGCTGGTGAAGGGCTCGGACGAGCTCGGCGCCATCGGCCATGGCTGGACCTATTCGGCGCATCCGATTTGCGCGGCCGCCGGCATCGCCAATCTTGAACTGATCGACGAGCTCGGCATCGTCGAAAATGCCGGCTCGACGGGCGCCTATTTCCGCGCCGAGCTGCAGAAGGCGGTCGGCGACCATCGCCATGTCGGTGAGGTGCGCGGCGATGGGTTGATGGCGGCGATCGAATTTGTGGAGGACCGCGACGACCGCAAGTTCTTCGATCCGGCCCGCAAGATCGGCCCGCAAGTCGCGGCAGCGCTCCTCGAGCGTGGCGTCATCGGCCGCGCCATGCCACAGGGCGACATTCTCGGCTTTGCCCCGCCGCTCTGCCTGACGCGCGAGGAGGCCGACATCGTCGTCAAGGCGGCGGCCGACGCGATCCAGTCCGTGCTCGGCCGCTGA